CACAGCCGTCGAAGCCGTCGAGGATGGTTCGCAACTCGTCAAGGCTCGCGGCACTGCGCGCGGCCTCGCGAGCCGTCATCACGGCGGCATCGGGCGGTGGCGGCACCGGAGCGGATGGCAGAATGGACGCACTGACGGCGCGCACAGGCGCAGGGGAACGTGGCGCAGGGGAACGTTGCGCAGGGGCCGGCTCCGGCGCGGCGGCAGGCGCGGGCTCTTCGGCGGACAGCCAGTCGTTCGGCTCGTCGCGAAGCGCGATATCCACACCCGCTTCGCTGTAGAAAGCGAGCAGGTCGCGGTTGGCCTTGGCGCGGTCGATGTTCATCCCGGCAGATATAGTCAGTCGAACAGCCGGTGCGCAGGCCCGCTCTGCAAAAGACCGAGCAGCACGATGATCAAACCGCCGGCCACGGTGCCGAGCGCAGCCCCGATGATCGCCATCAGCAGCGGCCTAAAATGGTCGGGCGCTCGCTCGCTGGCCACCTCCTTGGCGTGCATCTCGATCGCGGTGTTGATGAGCACCTGAATCTGATCGGCGTTGAGCGGGCTGCTGGCTGCGTCGCCCTCCGGCTTCTCGGCGGAAGCCTTGCCGTTGGCCCCTTCCTTTGCCTCGCGCTTGATCGATTCCGAAAAGCGCCAGCGAAGCAGGACGCGCGGCTCGCCACGTAGCGTATAGGTCTTGAAGAATTCCGGATGTTGCTCGAAAACAGCCTGCCATTTCTTGCGCTCGGCAAACTTGATGGGAGACTGATCGAGTTGGTCGGATGTCAGCTCTTCGCTGGCCTCCAGCTCCGCGACCCAACGATTCAGGGTGGCGGACGGGCGATCTGCCACGGCCATTGTCTGGAGAGCTGCGATAACATTCGCCAGACGATCCGTTTCCAGATAGTGGCTCTTCGCCATTTCCTAGCCCTCAACTCCCCAAGCTGGGCTATCATGCGACGGAGAAAATGCATGTGCAACAAAAGGTTGCGAGTTTACCATGTCTGATCAGATGCCCGCCCGCGAATCCATGGAGTTCGACGTCGTTATCGTCGGCGCGGGCCCGGCGGGGCTTGCTGCAGCGATTCACCTTAAGCAGCGTTCGCCTGAACTCGGCGTCGTGGTGGTCGAGAAGGGTTCCGAGGTTGGCGCCCACATCCTGTCGGGCGCGGTGATCGACCCGATCGGCCTCGATCGCCTGCTGCCGGAATGGCGTTCCGAAGACACGCCGATCAAGACGCCCGTGACCGATGACCGGTTCTACTGGCTCGGCCAGTCCGGTGGCATGCGGCTGCCGAATTTCATGATGCCGCCGCTGATGTCGAACCACGGCAACTTCATCGTCTCGCTGGGGAATGTGTGCCGCTGGCTCGCCACCAAGGCCGAGGCGTTGGGTGTGGAAATCTATCCGGGCTTCGCCGCGACCGAGGTGCTGTTCGAGAACGGCGCGGTGGTCGGCGTCGCCACCGGCGACATGGGCATCGCCAAGGATGGCAAGCCGCGTGGCGACTTCACCCGCGGCATGGAGCTCAAGGCTAAATACACGCTGTTCGCCGAGGGCGCGCGTGGCAGCCTGTCGAAAATACTGATCGCAAATTACGGCCTCGATCGTGGCCGCCAGCCGCAGAAGTTCGGCCTCGGCCTGAAGGAGCTCTGGCAGGTCGCGCCCGACAAGCACAAGCGCGGCCGGGTGCAGCACAGCTTCGGCTGGCCGCTCGGCAATTCCACGGGCGGCGGCTCCTTCCTCTACCACTTCGACGACAACCTCGTGGCGGTCGGCTTCGTCGTGCATCTCAACTACTCGAATCCGTATCTGTCGCCGTTCGAGGAATTCCAGCGCTTCAA
The Rhodoplanes sp. Z2-YC6860 genome window above contains:
- a CDS encoding electron transfer flavoprotein-ubiquinone oxidoreductase, with amino-acid sequence MSDQMPARESMEFDVVIVGAGPAGLAAAIHLKQRSPELGVVVVEKGSEVGAHILSGAVIDPIGLDRLLPEWRSEDTPIKTPVTDDRFYWLGQSGGMRLPNFMMPPLMSNHGNFIVSLGNVCRWLATKAEALGVEIYPGFAATEVLFENGAVVGVATGDMGIAKDGKPRGDFTRGMELKAKYTLFAEGARGSLSKILIANYGLDRGRQPQKFGLGLKELWQVAPDKHKRGRVQHSFGWPLGNSTGGGSFLYHFDDNLVAVGFVVHLNYSNPYLSPFEEFQRFKTHPDISGIFEGGKRLSYGARAITEGGYQSVPKLTFPGGALIGCAAGFVNVPRIKGSHNAILSGMLAATHIADALTQGRAHDEIASYEEAWRDGEIGKDLWKVRNAKPLWSKLGTTLGIAAGGFDMWTNTLGFSLVGTLAHGKPDSDTLRPANECKPIAYPKPDGKLTFDRLSSVFLSNTNHEEDQPPHLRVGDMALQQSSEHDIYAGPSARYCPAGVYEWVEEAGKPRFVINAQNCVHCKTCDIKDPNRNITWVPPEGSGGPKYSNM